Proteins from a single region of Ischnura elegans chromosome 2, ioIscEleg1.1, whole genome shotgun sequence:
- the LOC124153824 gene encoding chromatin modification-related protein eaf-1-like has translation MRPAAFLLCCLALTLAEKSSSVSKRGIGPEAFAPAKSQDTSSAFNLRALIGNQQLPAYSQGYGLQPDLSAYQSPYLGHGGASLYGGGAGLYGGGHINSAGYRIPPQTAPAQKPAQLALAAAAAVAQQNFGHPAYGAPPPEQPSPQMQAIQNLQNQLNSLPQYQEYGQQFQAFVRQPIALNYANTQIRAFPPPEPQPVQPSQPQAVSQPQVLGNTFQAAFDKGFQYGGFGYDAVLGNHLGDANLFRPAPPQVAAEAPQPAPVKYAAAQPGLQYGVPRQAPVKYSQPIPSYGLPAERPSFSYSSFASGEKEINSGFRPINPLYP, from the exons ATGAGACCCGCG GCCTTCCTTCTGTGCTGCCTGGCCCTCACCTTGGCCGAAAAGTCCTCCTCCGTCTCAAAGCGAGGCATTGGCCCTGAGGCCTTCGCGCCCGCAAAATCGCAAGACACCTCTTCGGCCTTCAACTTGAGAGCGCTGATTGGTAACCAACAATTACCGGCATACTCTCAAGGATATGGTCTCCAGCCCGACTTATCGGCCTACCAATCTCCCTACCTGGGCCACGGCGGTGCCTCATTATACGGAGGTGGTGCCGGATTATACGGAGGCGGTCACATCAACTCAGCCGGATACAGAATCCCTCCGCAAACTGCTCCTGCACAGAAACCAGCGCAGCTAGCCCTGGCCGCAGCCGCGGCGGTGGCCCAGCAGAACTTCGGTCATCCAGCTTACGGTGCACCACCCCCAGAGCAGCCGAGTCCACAGATGCAAGCCATACAGAACTTGCAGAATCAGCTCAACAGCCTGCCGCAGTACCAGGAGTACGGCCAGCAGTTCCAGGCTTTCGTGAGGCAACCCATCGCCCTGAACTACGCAAACACTCAGATACGCGCTTTCCCTCCTCCGGAGCCACAACCAGTCCAGCCCAGTCAACCTCAAGCAGTTAGCCAACCTCAAGTCCTCGGAAATACTTTCCAGGCTGCTTTCGACAAGGGATTCCAGTACGGAGGCTTTGGATATGACGCCGTCCTGGGTAATCACTTGGGTGACGCAAATCTATTCCGGCCAGCACCACCTCAGGTTGCAGCAGAAGCACCACAGCCGGCTCCAGTAAAATACGCTGCGGCCCAACCAGGTTTGCAGTACGGAGTCCCCCGACAGGCGCCTGTTAAATATTCTCAGCCAATTCCTTCTTACGGTCTGCCGGCCGAGAGGCCATCCTTCTCTTACTCCTCGTTCGCCAGCGGCGAAAAGGAAATTAACTCTGGTTTCCGTCCCATAAACCCATTGTACCCTTGA